The DNA region ATACTTCCCGATGACCGGTCGGCAGCCGCACCCAGTGCTCGTGAGATTCGCTGGCTGTGCGACCGTCGATTCGGTATCGGTGGGGACGGGCTGTTGCGTGCCCTGCCTGCGGGCGACGTCCCCCAGTGGGATGGTGACCCCGATCTGTGGTTCATGGACTACTACAACGCAGACGGCTCGGTGGCGCAGATGTGCGGTAACGGGCTACGGGTCTTCGCACGATTCCTGCGCACCGAGGGACTCATCGACGGCGACGAGGCCGAGGTGGCGACCCGGTCCGGGGTCAAACGGGTGCGGCTGTTCGATGACGGCACGGTACGCGCCGAGCTGGGACCGGTGCAGGTGGGCGATGAACTGGTGAGCATCTCCACCACCGGGCATTCCTGCCCAGCCCGTCCGGCAGATGTCGGCAACCCCCATGCCGTCGTGGTCCTTGACGACCACGAATCGGTGACTGGGATGGACCTCACCTCAGCACCGGCGTGGTCGCCTGCCGAGGCTTTTCCCGAAGGAGTCAACGTCGAGTTCGTCC from Cutibacterium granulosum includes:
- the dapF gene encoding diaminopimelate epimerase, producing MVTTRFIKGHGTGNDFVILPDDRSAAAPSAREIRWLCDRRFGIGGDGLLRALPAGDVPQWDGDPDLWFMDYYNADGSVAQMCGNGLRVFARFLRTEGLIDGDEAEVATRSGVKRVRLFDDGTVRAELGPVQVGDELVSISTTGHSCPARPADVGNPHAVVVLDDHESVTGMDLTSAPAWSPAEAFPEGVNVEFVRQVGPTHVQMRVFERGVGETLSCGTGTVAVAAVMARRTGDLGPWRVDVPGGRITVELAQSQNGEVLASLTGPAVLVAQGEVHIPDEAVSR